CACTTCTTTTGGATTTTGCCCACTTATGAGTGCCTCATAATAAATCGCATTCATCACTTCTCTATCATCGATTGTGATATTTTGCGCTTTGGCAATCGCATCAATGATAAAAGTAACCTTGACATTGCTTTGGGCTTCTTGGCGATATTCTTCGCGCTTATCTTTTGCTTTTTTGGCATCTTGCTGATAGGTTTTTAGCTCATCTTGTGAGATAGTGGATAGGGCGTTGCGAAATAATATATCCATTTCTTGCTCGACAATTATTTCAGGCAAATCAAAACCAAAGCCAGAATCTAGTGCTTCTAGGAATTTGCTTTTCATCTCTTCATTGTAGTGTTGCGTTTTTAGCTCATTTGTCAAATCATCTTTTATGCTAGATTCTAGCTCTTTTAGCGTGGCGTCCTCTTTTCCCATTAGCTTTTTGGCAAGTGCGTCATCTATGACTTGCTTAGCTTTTTCTTTTAGAGCGTTTATTTTGACTTTGAAAGTAGCGGGCTTTCCTGCGAGATTTGGCGCGTGATAAGTGGAGGGGAATGTTACGCTGATTTCTTTTTGCTCGCCTATTTTTGCGCCTATGAGTGCCTCCTCAAAGCCAGCGATGAACTGTCCAGAGCCAATAGCCAAATCAAACCCTTCAGCTTTGCCCCCATCAAAAGCAACGCCATCGACAAATCCCTCAAAATCAATATTTGCGACTAAGTCGTTTTTGACACTTTTGCTAGTTGATTCTATGAGTGGAGCATTGCTTGAAGCGAGGTTTTCTAGTCTTTCTTTGATTTGCTTCTCTGTGGGAGTTGGGATTTTGGGAGTTGGGATTTTGGACTCATAATCGCCTAGTTCAAATTCAGGCACGATAGAGATTTTTATCTCTACTTCAATGTCATCTTTGCCTTTTTCAAATTTGCTTACTACGGGATTGCCAATTAGATTTTGCTCTTTTAGTCCTAGCTTTTCTAGGGCGAGTTTTAGCATTTCTTGGATAGATTCTCTTTCTGCATCTTGCTGCATAGAATCTTTATAACGAGATTTGATGATATGGGTTGGGACTTTGCCTTTTCTAAAGCCGTCTATTTTTAGATTTTTGCTTGCTTTTTGTGCGATAGATTCTAGCTTGGATTCTAAGTCTTTGAGTGCGATTTTGCCTTTTGCTATGGCATTTGCAGCGTTTATCTTTGTCGTCTCAATGTTCATTTATGCTTCCTTTGGCTTATGATTTATGCTTTTTGACTGCTTTGTCTTGCCCTATTTTGCCTTTTGCTTCGCGCTTTAAATGGCGTTAAGATTTTAGAGCAAAATTGTCTAGCATTTTAGCCAAAAATCCCAAAAAACATTATAAAATTGCGCAAAACTTTGCGCTTTTATAAGCGTTTGCGATTTTAGATTTTAGAAATATTTAAGGATTGCAATGTCGCTTGATTTGCTAAAAAACAAGCTCGCCACTCGCCCAAATCTCTCCCCACAATATGGCGTTATCCACAAAATCACTCCTACGATTATCTATGCGCGTGGGATTACGCCAAGTGTGGGCGATATTGTCAAAATATTGCACAAAGACAATAGCCAATCTCTTGGCATCGTAACCATAAGTGAGGGGAATGGCTTTGGGTTCAATCCTTTTGAATTTGTCGAAAATTTTGGCATACACGATAAAGTCATTATCCAAAACAATGGACTTACTTTCCCTGTGGCAGATTCTATGCTTGGCAGGGCTTTTGACCCGTTAGGACAGCCTATTGATGATGAGCCACCTCTTCAAAATCCTACTTTTGTGCCTATCATAAATCCCCCCATAAAAGCCCTAAAGAGAGGAATCATAGATGAAGTATTTGATGTGGGTGTGCGCTCTATAAATTCGCTACTTACTTGTGGAAAAGGGCAAAAGCTAGGGATTTTTGCAGGCTCGGGTGTGGGCAAATCCACACTTATGGGAATGATAGTGCGCGGGTGCAATGCCCCAATCAAAGTCATAGCACTTATCGGCGAGCGGGGTAGGGAAGTGCCAGAATTTATCCACAAGTCTTTGGGGGGGAGTTTGGAAAATACCGTGCTTATCGTGGCTACAAGCGATGATTCTCCGCTTATGCGCAAATACGGCGCGTTTTCGGCTATGGCAGTAGCAGAATACTTCAAATCACAAGGTAGAGATGTGCTTTTTATTATGGATTCTATCACGCGGTTTGCTATGGCACAGAGAGAGATAGGGCTAGCACTAGGCGAGCCACCCACAAGCAAGGGCTATCCACCAAGTGTGCTCACACTTATGCCACAGCTTATGGAGAGGGCAGGCAAAGAGGAGGGCAAAGGCTCAATAAGTGCGTTTTTTACCGTCCTTGTGGAGGGCGATGACTTAAGCGACCCAATCGCAGACCAAGCTAGAAGTATACTAGATGGGCATATCGTGCTAGATAGAGGGCTAAGCGATTTGGGTGTGTATCCGCCAATCAATATCTTATCATCTGCTTCGCGCGTAAGCAATGACATCATAAGTGATTCTCAAAAAGAGCTAATCCAAAAATTTCGCCGTTATTACTCACTTTTGCGCGAAAACGAAGTGCTTATCCGCATAGGCTCATATCAGCGAGGTAGCGACCCCGAGCTAGACTATGCACTTGATTTAAAGCCCGCTATGGAGGCATTTCTAAAACAAGGAGAAAAAGAAGTCATAAGTTTTGATGAAGCATTAGAGCAACTAGGGAAACTTTTTAGATGATTTTTATTTTTGTGTAATTTTTAGATTTTGGTGTTTTATTTTGTGAGTTTAGCTCTAAGATTTCGGTATTTTCTAGGATTTTTTGGAGAATTTTTTATCGTTAAAAAAAACATATTGCAAAAATGTATTGCCACAAAAACTAGCGTGATTCTAGCGCGGGTTAAACCGCGCTATTTTGCTACTTTTGCACGGCTTCTTCGTATTGCTTTGCTACTTCTTCATACTCTTTGACTGCTACTTC
This genomic stretch from Helicobacter macacae MIT 99-5501 harbors:
- the tig gene encoding trigger factor; this translates as MNIETTKINAANAIAKGKIALKDLESKLESIAQKASKNLKIDGFRKGKVPTHIIKSRYKDSMQQDAERESIQEMLKLALEKLGLKEQNLIGNPVVSKFEKGKDDIEVEIKISIVPEFELGDYESKIPTPKIPTPTEKQIKERLENLASSNAPLIESTSKSVKNDLVANIDFEGFVDGVAFDGGKAEGFDLAIGSGQFIAGFEEALIGAKIGEQKEISVTFPSTYHAPNLAGKPATFKVKINALKEKAKQVIDDALAKKLMGKEDATLKELESSIKDDLTNELKTQHYNEEMKSKFLEALDSGFGFDLPEIIVEQEMDILFRNALSTISQDELKTYQQDAKKAKDKREEYRQEAQSNVKVTFIIDAIAKAQNITIDDREVMNAIYYEALISGQNPKEVLEYYQKNNLLPAIKMSLIENRVLHTLLDKKAGLSKNAESTTKENTKKAESKDSKAKNAESKADSTSSGKSKSTASKHTKSTKA
- the fliI gene encoding flagellar protein export ATPase FliI yields the protein MSLDLLKNKLATRPNLSPQYGVIHKITPTIIYARGITPSVGDIVKILHKDNSQSLGIVTISEGNGFGFNPFEFVENFGIHDKVIIQNNGLTFPVADSMLGRAFDPLGQPIDDEPPLQNPTFVPIINPPIKALKRGIIDEVFDVGVRSINSLLTCGKGQKLGIFAGSGVGKSTLMGMIVRGCNAPIKVIALIGERGREVPEFIHKSLGGSLENTVLIVATSDDSPLMRKYGAFSAMAVAEYFKSQGRDVLFIMDSITRFAMAQREIGLALGEPPTSKGYPPSVLTLMPQLMERAGKEEGKGSISAFFTVLVEGDDLSDPIADQARSILDGHIVLDRGLSDLGVYPPINILSSASRVSNDIISDSQKELIQKFRRYYSLLRENEVLIRIGSYQRGSDPELDYALDLKPAMEAFLKQGEKEVISFDEALEQLGKLFR